A window from Primulina huaijiensis isolate GDHJ02 chromosome 11, ASM1229523v2, whole genome shotgun sequence encodes these proteins:
- the LOC140988633 gene encoding potassium transporter 5-like — translation MEDHEFDSHDHRNSEAPELNTRRADSFNLEAGNVSSKHATPGGQASWRRTLSLAFQSVGVIYGDIGTSPLYVYSSTFPNEIQHKEDIVGVLSLIIYTIILIPLIKYVFLVLRANDHGDGGTFALYSLICRYANVSLIPKNQPEDVQLSNYRLDTPSANLRRAQKIKHKMERSKIAKILLFLAAILGTSMVIGDGVLTPCISVLSAISGIKGLNEDAVVYISIAILIVLFCVQRFGTDKVGFSFAPAVCLWFLFISGIGAYNLFKHDIHVLRAFNPQYIVNYFQRNGRNAWISLGGVVLCITGTEAMFADLGHFNVRAVQISFTGMVFPALLIAYSGQAAYLSKFPDHVKHTFYDSIPGPIYWPTFVVANAAAIIASQAMISGAFSIISQSLSLSCFPRVKVVHTSTKYEGQVYIPEINYFLMIACVLVTFGFKTTDKIGNAYGIAVVSVMVITTSLVTLIMLFIWKTKIWWICLFFFGFMSVELIYMSSVLFKFSQGGYLPLALSLVLMTMMGIWHYAQQQRYMFEMKNKVSSVCVRDLAENKDIKRLPGIGFLYSELVQGIPPIFSHFVSNIPSIHSIVVMVSVKAIPISYVAVEERFLFRQVEPREYHVYRCVVRYGYKDAIEEPHEFERQLVQKLKEFIRHEYFIDEGVVENEQMHEKEDEVRNIPHALIQGAEAQMQFVDRTMDQGVFYLIGEAEVVAKKNSSLLKKIVINFAYTFLRKNFRHGGKMLAIPQTRLLKVGMIYEI, via the exons ATGGAAGATCACGAGTTCGATTCTCATGATCATCGGAACAGTGAAGCACCGGAATTAAATACCCGCCGAGCTGACTCCTTCAATCTAGAAGCCGGGAATGTTTCTTCCAAACACGCAACTCCCGGCGGCCAG GCAAGCTGGAGAAGGACTTTGAGTTTGGCCTTTCAAAGTGTGGGAGTCATATATGGAGACATCGGGACGTCGCCGTTGTATGTGTATTCATCTACTTTCCCCAACGAAATTCAACACAAGGAAGACATAGTTGGAGTTCTTTCGCTCATCATTTACACTATCATATTAATTCCTTTGATCAAATATGTCTTTCTTGTCTTGAGGGCTAACGATCACGGTGACg GAGGTACATTTGCGTTGTATTCCTTAATATGCCGGTATGCTAACGTGAGTCTGATACCAAAAAATCAACCTGAAGATGTCCAACTCTCGAACTACCGACTCGATACCCCATCCGCCAATCTACGTAGGGCACAAAAGATCAAACATAAGATGGAGAGGAGCAAAATTGCAAAAATCTTGCTATTCCTCGCTGCGATTCTTGGGACTTCCATGGTTATCGGTGATGGTGTTCTTACACCCTGCATCTCAG TCCTTTCTGCAATAAGTGGAATCAAGGGTTTGAACGAAG ATGCTGTTGTTTATATTTCAATAGCCATATTGATTGTTCTCTTCTGCGTACAACGATTTGGGACGGATAAAGTGGGCTTCAGCTTTGCTCCTGCAGTCTGCTTATGGTTTTTATTCATAAGTGGGATTGGTGCCTACAACTTATTCAAGCATGATATCCATGTGTTACGAGCTTTCAACCCGCAGTACATCGTGAACTATTTCCAAAGAAATGGTCGCAATGCTTGGATATCTCTTGGTGGAGTTGTTCTATGCATCACTG GGACTGAGGCCATGTTTGCTGACTTAGGTCATTTCAACGTGAGAGCCGTGCAA ATTAGTTTCACGGGAATGGTTTTTCCTGCTCTCCTAATTGCATATAGTGGACAAGCTGCATACCTTTCCAAATTCCCTGATCATGTAAAGCACACATTTTATGACTCCATACCAG GCCCAATATATTGGCCAACTTTTGTTGTGGCTAATGCTGCAGCAATTATCGCCAGTCAAGCTATGATATCCGGAGCATTTTCTATCATTTCCCAGTCCCTCAGCCTAAGTTGTTTTCCAAGAGTAAAAGTTGTTCATACTTCTACTAAGTATGAGGGACAAGTCTACATTCCAGAGATCAACTACTTTCTCATGATCGCTTGTGTCCTCGTAACATTTGGATTCAAAACAACAGACAAGATTGGCAATGCCTATG GTATAGCTGTTGTTTCTGTGATGGTGATAACAACATCTCTCGTTACGTTGATAATGCTCTTTATATGGAAAACGAAGATTTGGTGGATCTGTTTGTTCTTCTTTGGGTTTATGTCTGTGGAGCTCATATACATGTCATCTGTTCTTTTCAAGTTTAGCCAAGGAGGGTACCTCCCATTGGCACTGTCTCTTGTGTTGATGACAATGATGGGCATATGGCATTACGCGCAGCAGCAACGTTACATGTTTGAGATGAAAAATAAGGTCTCAAGTGTGTGCGTAAGGGACCTAGCTGAAAACAAAGACATAAAGAGACTACCAGGCATTGGGTTTCTTTATTCTGAGCTTGTTCAAGGAATCCCACCAATATTTTCTCACTTTGTTTCGAATATCCCTTCCATTCATTCCATAGTAGTAATGGTGTCAGTAAAGGCCATTCCTATCAGCTACGTCGCGGTTGAGGAGAGGTTTTTGTTTAGACAAGTTGAGCCGAGAGAATACCATGTTTACCGTTGTGTTGTAAGGTATGGATATAAGGATGCAATCGAGGAACCACATGAGTTCGAAAGACAGCTAGTGCAGAAATTGAAGGAGTTTATAAGGCATGAATATTTCATAGATGAGGGAGTCGTCGAAAACGAACAGATGCATGAGAAAGAGGACGAGGTGAGAAACATCCCTCATGCCTTGATCCAAGGAGCTGAAGCACAGATGCAATTTGTTGATAGAACAATGGATCAAGGTGTGTTTTATCTAATAGGAGAAGCAGAAGTAGTTGCAAAAAAGAACTCATCTTTGCTCAAGAAGATAGTAATAAACTTTGCTTATACTTTCTTGAGGAAGAACTTTAGGCATGGAGGTAAAATGCTGGCCATTCCTCAGACAAGGCTTCTTAAAGTTggaatgatttatgaaatttga
- the LOC140988679 gene encoding uncharacterized protein, whose protein sequence is MLLSPGHSPRHISTPSPAPSGHNPNPDNSLVSASSNLRIRKRLRSSTVLDEDTYVAAIEKIIERDFFPDIPKLRDRLDWLQAIRTQDPVLIRDAQLKILERRRRRKGGEPSTSDVSLRTATPGSSFFRNSSVTPYANSERKEDVVNDERDGFVEGEDGVDVSLPLDEFFRKYTSEDNESFLRIMEKVNRKREEKYEYLLEGQKTEGDQENNLIDDENKREKTSTDGYGTSDQPVSTLEGWKYTAKNLLMYHPADRGEVPLTPEERALRLKGMTKEINRSNTRFQAKTADYTSLPNEDNFTMLYTPLAGATPVPMSGKDSDKVKKYDLDDLRKTPNRFYVESEKKADNGYSFLKTPSPAPGLDESPFITWGEIEGTPLRLEPEETPIDIGGSGGGPQFKIPMPPSRDVKAHSLSREAARKLRERSKMYQKPPLPSPVRGGSVSPTARVLSPAAQKFMRNAIAKSSRSIDESLRASYRSGSPGLNTPKSGRSLSRLGRDNSVASRSPSVREGSRSPW, encoded by the coding sequence ATGTTGTTATCGCCAGGCCACTCTCCTCGCCATATCTCCACCCCTTCGCCGGCGCCATCCGGTCATAACCCTAACCCTGATAATTCACTTGTTTCCGCGTCTTCGAATTTACGCATCCGCAAGCGGTTGCGCAGCTCCACGGTTCTAGATGAGGACACCTATGTAGCCGCCATCGAGAAGATCATTGAGCGAGATTTCTTCCCAGACATACCCAAATTGCGCGATCGCCTCGACTGGTTGCAGGCTATTCGTACACAGGACCCCGTGCTTATCCGCGACGCCCAGCTCAAGATTCTTGAGCGCCGCCGAAGGAGAAAAGGTGGAGAACCCTCCACATCTGACGTGTCCCTCCGCACTGCCACGCCAGGTTCGTCCTTTTTCCGGAACTCTTCTGTTACTCCCTACGCTAACAGTGAGCGCAAGGAGGATGTTGTTAATGATGAACGCGATGGCTTTGTTGAGGGAGAGGATGGAGTGGATGTTTCTTTGCCACTTGATGAGTTCTTTCGAAAGTACACAAGTGAGGATAATGAGAGCTTTTTGAGGATTATGGAGAAAGTTAATAGGAAGAGGGAGGAAAAGTATGAATATTTGTTGGAAGGACAAAAAACCGAGGGTGATCAGGagaataatttgattgatgatgAAAACAAACGGGAGAAAACTAGCACTGATGGGTATGGCACATCGGATCAGCCAGTGAGCACGTTGGAAGGTTGGAAATACACGGCCAAGAATTTACTTATGTATCATCCAGCTGACAGAGGGGAGGTCCCTTTGACTCCGGAGGAAAGAGCACTGAGGTTGAAGGGTATGACTAAGGAGATCAACAGGTCCAATACGCGTTTCCAAGCGAAAACTGCTGATTATACATCATTGCCGAATGAAGACAATTTTACTATGCTTTATACCCCTTTGGCTGGGGCGACCCCGGTTCCTATGTCCGGTAAAGACAGTGATAAGGTGAAGAAGTATGATTTGGATGATTTGAGGAAAACCCCCAACAGATTTTATGTTGAGTCTGAGAAGAAAGCAGACAACGGATATAGTTTCTTGAAAACACCATCACCTGCTCCAGGATTGGATGAGTCACCATTCATAACCTGGGGAGAGATTGAGGGGACACCATTGAGATTAGAGCCAGAGGAAACACCTATTGATATTGGGGGCAGTGGGGGTGGTCCGCAATTCAAGATTCCGATGCCTCCTTCAAGGGATGTTAAGGCACACTCTTTGTCAAGGGAGGCTGCAAGGAAACTCAGGGAGAGGTCAAAGATGTATCAGAAACCACCATTGCCTTCCCCAGTCAGAGGGGGAAGTGTGAGTCCAACTGCACGTGTACTTTCACCTGCTGCCCAGAAATTTATGAGGAATGCCATTGCCAAGTCTTCTCGATCTATTGATGAATCTTTGAGAGCCAGTTATCGCAGTGGAAGCCCTGGATTGAATACTCCTAAAAGTGGCAGGAGTCTTTCTAGATTGGGAAGAGATAACAGTGTAGCTTCCAGATCCCCTTCTGTTAGGGAGGGCTCCAGGTCACCCTGGTGA